In Uranotaenia lowii strain MFRU-FL chromosome 2, ASM2978415v1, whole genome shotgun sequence, one genomic interval encodes:
- the LOC129743057 gene encoding uncharacterized protein LOC129743057 has translation MWKNLNNLKGVNESKKETIKLELNGKVTEEGKTVANAFNHYFCNIGIQLAATIPRNVHRNDHRYVGNSNSIYLRPATEQEVILRISKLDNSKSPGPDDIPAHFVKANHTILAPLIRDEKKTDCSNYRPISILSVFSKILEQLIADRVSQLLKHHNIEYRGSSTLTAASELVDAIHNALDNRKFMGVLFLDLKKAFETIDQTILLRKLESCGIRECSLSSRQSANLCSPSPCYATASDREILHRFEAHSFDIFHFFPPTRSISQPELLIEEKYKTQNKNNNINGKILT, from the exons ATGTGGAAAAACTTGAACAACCTGAAAGGAGTGAACGAATCGAAAAAAGAAACGATAAAGCTAGAGCTAAATGGAAAAGTAACGGAGGAAGGAAAAACGGTGGCCAACGCGTTCAATCACTATTTCTGTAACATAGGAATTCAACTCGCTGCCACAATCCCAAGAAATGTCCACAGAAATGATCATCGATATGTCGGAAACAGCAATAGTATTTATCTTCGACCGGCAACAGAGCAAGAAGTTATCCTTAGAATAAGCAAACTCGACAACTCAAAAAGTCCGGGACCGGATGATATTCCAGCTCATTTTGTCAAAGCGAATCATACCATTTTGGCACCCTTGATCAGAGAC gaaaaaaagacTGATTGCAGCAACTATCGCCCGATTTCTATACTATCGGTGTTCAGTAAGATCTTGGAGCAGCTAATAGCTGATCGTGTCTCGCAATTGCTGAAGCATCACAATATCGAGTATCGAGGATCGAGTACTCTGACAGCAGCCTCTGAGCTAGTGGATGCAATCCACAATGCCCTTGATAACAGAAAATTCATGGGAGTTTTGTTCTTAGACTTGAAGAAGGCTTTTGAAACGATCGACCAGACTATTCTTCTCCGCAAACTAGAATCTTGTGGAATCAGAG AATGTTCTCTCAGCTCTCGACAAAGTGCTAATCTGTGTTCACCTTCTCCGTGCTACGCGACGGCATCGGACCGTGAAATTCTACACCGCTTCGAAGCGCATTCCTTCGACATCTTCCACTTCTTCCCACCAACACGATCCATCTCTCAACCTGAATTACTTATCGAAGAAAAGTACAAAACTcagaacaaaaacaacaacatcaacggGAAGATTCTCACCTAA